From the genome of Nocardia sp. NBC_01503, one region includes:
- a CDS encoding amidase — translation MEWNIRSAEELSAALRAGEVTSVELTEEAIARIERDDKAINAICVPDFDRARDAASSADQARARGENGPLLGIPVTVKESYDMAGLPTTWGMPQHANHVPTEDAVQVSRLKAAGAVLLGKTNVPMTLRDIQSFNDIYGTTNNPWDHSRTSGGSSGGSAAALASGFGALSIGSDLAGSLRTPAHFCGIYAHKPTLGLAPTRGMVAPPAPALPIDLDLAVVGPMARTARDLTLLLDVMAGPDPLTHGIAYDLALPPARHDRLSDFRVLIIEDHPLIPTGSAVRAGVNRVAEALADAGARVERHTPLLPDLTEAATLYMQLMLSNAAAGLPIDVYEQLRTQAAALSADDRSLDAARLRGMVLSHREWVEANNRRELHRHGWRQLFTEFDAVVCPITPTPAFPHNHNGGLENRRIDIDGVEYPYFDQLVWAGAATMPGLPATAIPAGRSPEGLPVGVQLIGPMFEDRTPLRLAELLEQKIGGFRAPE, via the coding sequence ATGGAATGGAATATTCGATCAGCAGAAGAATTGTCGGCCGCGTTGCGTGCCGGTGAGGTGACCTCGGTGGAGCTGACCGAGGAGGCGATCGCCCGAATCGAGCGGGACGACAAGGCGATCAACGCGATCTGTGTACCTGATTTCGACCGCGCGCGGGACGCCGCCAGCAGTGCCGACCAGGCGCGCGCACGCGGCGAGAACGGACCGCTGCTCGGTATTCCGGTGACGGTCAAGGAGTCCTATGACATGGCCGGGCTGCCCACGACCTGGGGCATGCCGCAGCACGCGAACCATGTGCCGACCGAGGACGCGGTACAGGTGTCGCGGTTGAAGGCGGCCGGTGCGGTACTGCTCGGTAAAACCAATGTGCCGATGACGCTGCGAGATATCCAGAGCTTCAACGACATCTACGGCACCACCAACAATCCATGGGATCACAGCCGCACCTCGGGTGGATCCTCCGGCGGATCGGCGGCGGCCCTGGCATCCGGATTCGGCGCGCTGTCCATCGGCTCCGACCTCGCCGGCTCGCTGCGCACCCCCGCGCACTTCTGCGGCATCTACGCGCATAAGCCGACACTCGGGCTGGCGCCGACCCGCGGTATGGTCGCGCCGCCCGCACCGGCCCTGCCGATCGACCTCGACCTCGCCGTCGTCGGCCCGATGGCGCGCACCGCCCGCGATCTCACCCTCCTGCTCGACGTGATGGCCGGACCGGACCCGCTGACCCACGGCATCGCCTACGACCTCGCACTGCCGCCCGCGCGGCACGATCGGCTCTCGGACTTCCGGGTCCTGATCATCGAGGACCATCCGCTCATTCCGACCGGATCGGCGGTGCGGGCAGGTGTGAACCGGGTCGCCGAGGCGCTCGCCGACGCGGGCGCTCGCGTCGAACGGCACACTCCGCTGCTGCCCGATCTGACCGAGGCCGCAACGCTTTACATGCAGCTGATGCTGTCGAACGCCGCCGCGGGCCTTCCCATCGACGTGTACGAACAGCTGCGGACCCAGGCCGCCGCGCTGAGCGCGGACGACCGGAGTCTCGATGCGGCGCGGCTGCGCGGCATGGTACTCAGCCACCGCGAGTGGGTCGAGGCGAACAACCGTCGCGAACTCCACCGCCACGGCTGGCGCCAGCTCTTCACCGAGTTCGATGCCGTGGTGTGCCCCATTACGCCCACTCCCGCCTTCCCGCACAACCACAACGGAGGTTTGGAGAACCGGCGTATCGATATCGACGGCGTCGAGTACCCGTACTTCGATCAGCTCGTCTGGGCCGGTGCGGCCACCATGCCCGGTCTGCCCGCCACCGCCATACCCGCGGGCCGGTCCCCCGAGGGGCTGCCGGTGGGAGTGCAGCTCATCGGTCCGATGTTCGAGGACCGCACCCCGCTGCGGCTGGCCGAACTGCTCGAGCAGAAGATCGGCGGCTTCCGAGCACCGGAATAG
- a CDS encoding winged helix-turn-helix transcriptional regulator has protein sequence MRRTSFEDMNCSIAQCLEAVGEWWTLLIVRDAIFGITRFDDFRTRLGIARNVLTQRLEYLVEQGIMIREPYQENPVRYDYRLTDKGRSLWTVLAAMRQWGDTWAAPDGPPIESVHKPCGHVMTVRPVCSECGEHVHGRDLRPQLGPGAHSPDLLPSHTR, from the coding sequence ATGCGCCGAACCAGCTTCGAGGACATGAACTGCTCCATCGCCCAATGCCTGGAGGCCGTGGGCGAATGGTGGACGCTGCTGATCGTTCGTGACGCGATATTCGGCATCACCCGCTTCGACGACTTCCGGACCAGGCTCGGAATCGCACGCAATGTGCTTACGCAGCGGCTGGAATACCTTGTGGAACAAGGGATTATGATTCGCGAGCCGTATCAGGAGAATCCGGTGCGGTATGACTACCGGCTCACCGATAAGGGACGCTCACTGTGGACGGTGCTCGCCGCCATGCGGCAGTGGGGCGATACCTGGGCCGCGCCGGACGGGCCGCCGATCGAATCCGTGCACAAGCCGTGCGGGCACGTCATGACGGTGCGGCCGGTGTGTTCGGAGTGCGGTGAACACGTGCATGGGCGGGACCTGCGCCCACAGTTGGGGCCGGGCGCGCACTCGCCGGACCTGCTGCCGAGCCACACCCGCTGA
- a CDS encoding MFS transporter — translation MSTVVAEQDRRTTNPQVVLGIVAIGVLLSSLDLFIVNVALPDIAADFSGSKISGLSWVLNAYAIVFAALLVPAGRLGDRSGNRTTFLTGLGLFILGSALCAVSWNVGALVAFRVVQAVGGALLTPASLGLVLAATPPERRAMAVRLWVAFGGLGAALGPVLGGLLVEIDWRWVFLVNVPIGIAALVIGLRLLPNPAGDGGALPDGFGALMLVGSVATLVLALVKGEDWGWGSPGVIGGLVTAVVLGLAFVSSSRRHRSPVVDPALLRLPNFALMVGNSMLFNISFAGMLLSVVLWAQNVWDWSALQTGLAIAPGPLVVPVVAILAGRLIARIGAGPVIALGGVLFAAGILWWTVSVTLTPNFAGGLLGGMLLTGLGVGLTMPTSFAAGTAGLPPQRFATGSAVLSMARQLGLAIGVAVLVAVLGSPVGPEANLEAFQRGWYVIAGAAVAAGVVGLAARLPRPAD, via the coding sequence TTGAGTACCGTTGTGGCCGAGCAGGACCGGCGGACGACGAATCCGCAGGTGGTGCTGGGCATTGTGGCGATCGGTGTGCTGCTGTCCAGCCTGGATCTGTTCATCGTCAATGTGGCGCTGCCCGATATCGCCGCCGATTTCTCCGGATCGAAGATCTCCGGACTCTCCTGGGTGTTGAACGCGTACGCGATCGTCTTCGCCGCACTGCTGGTGCCCGCCGGGCGACTGGGCGATCGCAGCGGCAATCGCACCACCTTCCTGACCGGTCTCGGCCTGTTCATTCTCGGATCGGCGCTCTGCGCGGTGTCCTGGAATGTGGGTGCGCTCGTGGCCTTCCGGGTGGTGCAGGCCGTCGGCGGCGCACTGCTCACCCCGGCCTCGCTCGGATTGGTGCTCGCGGCGACGCCGCCCGAGCGCCGGGCCATGGCGGTGCGACTATGGGTCGCGTTCGGTGGTCTCGGCGCGGCGCTGGGTCCGGTGCTGGGCGGTCTGCTGGTCGAGATCGATTGGCGCTGGGTGTTTCTGGTGAATGTGCCGATCGGTATCGCGGCGCTGGTGATCGGTCTGCGACTGCTGCCGAATCCGGCCGGTGACGGTGGTGCGTTGCCCGACGGGTTCGGTGCGCTCATGCTGGTCGGCTCGGTGGCGACGCTCGTTCTCGCGCTGGTGAAGGGTGAGGATTGGGGCTGGGGTTCGCCCGGTGTGATCGGCGGACTGGTGACGGCGGTGGTCCTCGGTCTCGCATTCGTCTCGTCGTCGCGGCGGCACCGCAGTCCGGTGGTGGATCCCGCGCTGCTCCGGCTGCCGAATTTCGCGCTGATGGTGGGCAATTCGATGCTGTTCAATATCTCGTTCGCGGGCATGCTGCTGTCGGTGGTGCTGTGGGCGCAGAACGTATGGGACTGGTCGGCGCTGCAAACCGGACTCGCAATCGCGCCCGGACCGCTGGTGGTGCCGGTCGTCGCGATTCTGGCCGGACGGCTGATCGCCCGGATCGGCGCGGGGCCGGTGATCGCGCTCGGCGGTGTGCTGTTCGCTGCCGGGATCCTTTGGTGGACAGTCTCGGTCACCCTCACCCCGAATTTCGCGGGCGGACTGCTGGGCGGCATGCTGCTCACCGGTCTCGGCGTCGGCTTGACCATGCCGACCAGCTTCGCGGCCGGTACCGCCGGACTGCCACCGCAGCGTTTCGCCACCGGGTCGGCGGTGTTGAGTATGGCCCGTCAGCTCGGATTGGCCATCGGCGTCGCGGTTCTGGTCGCGGTGCTCGGTTCACCGGTCGGGCCGGAGGCGAATCTCGAAGCGTTCCAGCGCGGCTGGTATGTCATCGCCGGTGCGGCGGTCGCGGCCGGAGTCGTCGGTCTCGCGGCGCGACTACCGCGACCGGCTGACTGA
- a CDS encoding serine hydrolase domain-containing protein translates to MRIMPTAAALTALLAVAGCSSVNTDSTPKTVTSTLMQVSPRRVDQVRNDIDAIVRSGIPGVIATLSESGQTVTLTSGVADRSTGAPIPMTPPQQIRVGSISKTFTSAIIMQLVAENKIRLDDSVDTYLPGLLVGDGVDGRNITIRQLLQHRSGLPELTDDPQIDEYRAALAGRTYTPAQEVTIALRFPAKFAPGTKYTYTNTNYIVAAMLIEKVTGRSYSEELTGRITAPFHLVDTYLPATGDQEIRGPHPHGYTTIDGVLTDATRSEPSVPWAAGAIISTGADLNHFYQALVSGQVVPPAQLQEMLAGNPVPGTPFQYALGIGSTQLSCGAQYFGHTGGIAGYTTITGATAEGRSATIAMTGAPDHNPDIPALMSHALCP, encoded by the coding sequence ATGCGAATCATGCCGACCGCGGCCGCCTTGACCGCGCTGCTCGCGGTGGCGGGCTGCTCCAGCGTGAACACCGACAGCACGCCCAAGACCGTCACCTCCACTCTGATGCAGGTATCGCCCCGCCGAGTCGATCAGGTACGCAACGATATCGACGCGATCGTGCGCTCCGGTATACCCGGCGTGATCGCCACCTTGAGCGAGAGTGGCCAGACCGTGACGCTCACCTCGGGCGTCGCGGATCGCAGCACCGGCGCGCCGATTCCCATGACCCCGCCACAGCAGATCCGCGTCGGCAGCATCTCCAAAACCTTCACCTCCGCGATCATCATGCAGCTGGTGGCGGAGAACAAGATTCGCCTCGACGACTCCGTCGACACCTACCTGCCCGGCCTACTGGTCGGCGACGGTGTCGACGGCCGCAACATCACCATCCGGCAGCTACTGCAACATCGCAGCGGTCTACCGGAATTGACCGACGACCCCCAGATCGACGAGTACCGCGCGGCTCTGGCAGGCCGCACCTACACGCCCGCGCAGGAGGTGACGATCGCCCTGCGTTTTCCAGCCAAATTCGCCCCCGGCACGAAATACACGTACACCAACACCAATTACATCGTCGCCGCCATGCTGATCGAAAAAGTCACAGGCAGAAGCTATTCAGAGGAATTGACCGGCCGTATCACCGCTCCCTTCCACCTGGTCGACACCTACCTCCCCGCCACCGGCGACCAGGAAATACGCGGCCCCCACCCGCACGGCTACACCACCATCGACGGTGTCCTCACCGACGCCACCCGCTCCGAACCCTCCGTCCCCTGGGCAGCTGGCGCGATCATCTCCACCGGCGCCGATCTCAACCACTTCTACCAAGCCCTGGTTTCGGGCCAAGTGGTCCCACCCGCCCAACTCCAGGAAATGCTCGCCGGCAACCCCGTCCCCGGCACCCCCTTCCAGTACGCCCTGGGCATCGGCAGCACCCAACTCTCCTGCGGCGCCCAATACTTCGGGCACACCGGCGGCATAGCCGGCTACACCACCATCACCGGCGCCACCGCAGAAGGCCGCTCCGCCACGATCGCCATGACCGGCGCCCCCGACCACAACCCGGACATACCTGCCCTCATGTCCCACGCCCTCTGCCCCTGA
- a CDS encoding NUDIX hydrolase — translation MTLADRYPLLHTPARWEWGGLDVQFSTELPPDDLVTNIHVICFVGDEIVLCRDSRGFWLVPGGTREGSESVRDCVIRELHEEAGAELVGPLHWFGAHHAVTDRPAPYRPWQPHPRKAWLWCTADVRLAGAPTNPDDAEQILEVRTFPLAEALDRAATDGPHMPELLTLAAELHRTR, via the coding sequence GTGACACTCGCGGACCGCTACCCCCTGCTGCACACTCCCGCTCGCTGGGAATGGGGTGGCCTGGACGTTCAGTTCTCGACCGAACTTCCGCCCGATGACCTGGTCACCAATATTCACGTCATCTGCTTCGTCGGCGACGAAATCGTGCTCTGCCGCGACAGTCGCGGCTTCTGGCTGGTTCCCGGCGGTACCCGAGAGGGATCGGAGTCCGTGCGTGACTGCGTAATCCGCGAACTCCACGAGGAGGCCGGAGCTGAACTCGTCGGCCCGCTGCACTGGTTCGGCGCGCATCACGCGGTCACCGACCGCCCTGCGCCCTATCGCCCCTGGCAACCCCATCCGCGCAAAGCGTGGCTCTGGTGCACCGCCGATGTACGGCTGGCGGGTGCTCCCACCAATCCCGATGATGCCGAACAGATCCTCGAAGTCCGCACCTTCCCGCTGGCGGAGGCCCTCGATCGAGCAGCCACCGACGGCCCCCATATGCCCGAACTCCTCACCCTCGCAGCGGAGCTCCACCGCACCCGATGA
- a CDS encoding SRPBCC domain-containing protein, translating to MTLVIDNSVEIDAPADLVWQVLTDVAKYGEWNPFVPSCQTTLEPGTPIDMQVRLLGSKPRQQREFIRTHTPGKEFSYNMKPVPGLLNSLRQHNVIPLEDGRTRYTSHFELNGPVSILVSAVLGGAMRKGFNGMTDGLKQRSESLAAVQG from the coding sequence ATGACCCTTGTCATCGACAACAGCGTGGAGATCGACGCACCCGCCGACCTGGTGTGGCAGGTGCTCACCGACGTGGCCAAATACGGCGAGTGGAATCCCTTCGTCCCCTCCTGCCAGACCACCCTCGAACCCGGCACCCCGATCGATATGCAGGTGCGCCTGCTCGGCTCGAAGCCGCGTCAGCAGCGCGAATTCATCCGGACCCACACTCCGGGCAAGGAATTCAGCTACAACATGAAGCCGGTGCCGGGTCTGTTGAACAGTCTGCGCCAGCACAATGTGATCCCGCTGGAGGATGGCCGCACCCGCTACACCTCGCATTTCGAGCTCAATGGCCCGGTGAGCATTCTGGTCAGCGCGGTTCTCGGCGGCGCGATGCGCAAGGGATTCAACGGTATGACCGACGGCCTGAAGCAGCGCTCCGAGTCGCTCGCGGCAGTGCAAGGCTGA
- a CDS encoding HNH endonuclease family protein, with amino-acid sequence MKLSIPKSRKGLSTLVGLLLTVALVVIAVILEQRSGTDTGGKNPPVTASADGKQVAAAVAKLAVADELPMTGYSREKFPHWDHNTPAHGFGQAFAQYSKCTTRDVMMLRDASGTVTLDAKTCELKVGKDGGWKDQYGVLDAKTGKLKPYKFITDPAGVDAEHIVPLAEAWRSGAGKMDEDTRRNIANDAINLIASDPSANRSKGDQDAAHYLPPGSFRCGYLDHYIQIKIKYNLTVDPDERKALLTAVDDCVKQGGFR; translated from the coding sequence ATGAAACTGTCCATCCCCAAGTCCCGTAAGGGACTCTCCACCCTTGTCGGTCTGCTGCTGACCGTGGCGCTGGTCGTCATCGCCGTCATCCTCGAGCAGCGGAGCGGCACCGATACCGGCGGTAAGAACCCCCCGGTCACCGCCTCCGCCGACGGTAAACAGGTCGCCGCGGCGGTGGCGAAACTCGCTGTCGCGGACGAACTCCCGATGACCGGTTACAGCCGGGAGAAGTTCCCGCACTGGGACCACAACACGCCCGCGCACGGCTTCGGTCAGGCATTCGCGCAGTACAGCAAATGCACGACTCGCGATGTGATGATGCTGCGCGACGCGAGCGGCACGGTCACCCTCGACGCGAAAACCTGCGAGCTGAAGGTCGGTAAAGATGGCGGCTGGAAAGACCAGTACGGCGTCCTCGATGCGAAGACCGGAAAACTCAAGCCGTACAAGTTCATTACCGATCCGGCGGGCGTGGACGCCGAGCACATTGTCCCGCTTGCCGAAGCCTGGCGTTCGGGCGCGGGAAAGATGGATGAGGACACCCGCCGGAATATTGCCAATGACGCGATCAACCTCATCGCCTCGGACCCCTCGGCGAATAGATCCAAGGGCGATCAGGATGCCGCGCATTACCTTCCGCCGGGAAGCTTCCGGTGTGGCTATCTCGATCACTACATCCAGATAAAGATAAAATACAATCTGACCGTTGATCCCGACGAGCGCAAAGCACTGCTCACCGCAGTCGACGACTGCGTCAAACAAGGAGGGTTCAGATAA
- a CDS encoding nitronate monooxygenase — MRTEICDRLGIDVPIFAFTHCRDVAAAVSNAGGLGVLGAVGFSPEQLEVELTWLDEHVQGVYGVDLVIPSKYEGKGVEGLSPQELEAQLAKLVPQGHRDFAAKILADHNVPELPADEQPNQLLGWTATTVAPQIDVILKHPKAKLVANALGTPPDDVIKQIQDSGRLIGALCGSVKHAMNHKNAGLDFVVMQGTEGGGHCGEVSSMVLWPQVVDAIGDMPALAAGGIGNGRQVASALAMGAQGAWTGSLWLTVEEANVPPAQMQTYIDATSSDTVRSRSWTGKPCRMLKNDWTEAWERDDTPNPLGMPLQMMVTIDGVKRGHKYPEAAKDVNFNPVGQVVGQLNKIERSTDVVQRLITEYLESCERLNKLNNQ; from the coding sequence ATGCGTACCGAGATCTGTGATCGCCTGGGCATCGATGTACCCATCTTCGCGTTCACCCATTGCCGCGATGTGGCCGCCGCGGTCAGCAATGCCGGTGGCCTGGGCGTGCTCGGCGCGGTCGGCTTCAGCCCCGAACAGCTCGAGGTCGAGCTGACCTGGCTCGACGAGCACGTCCAGGGCGTATACGGCGTCGACCTCGTCATCCCCTCCAAGTACGAGGGCAAGGGCGTCGAGGGACTGAGCCCGCAGGAGCTCGAAGCCCAGCTCGCCAAGCTGGTCCCGCAGGGTCACCGCGATTTCGCGGCCAAGATCCTCGCCGATCACAATGTGCCCGAGCTGCCCGCGGACGAGCAGCCGAACCAGCTGCTGGGCTGGACCGCCACCACGGTCGCCCCGCAGATCGATGTCATTCTCAAGCACCCCAAGGCCAAGCTGGTCGCGAACGCGCTGGGCACCCCGCCCGATGACGTGATCAAGCAGATCCAGGACTCGGGCCGCCTGATCGGCGCGCTGTGCGGTTCGGTCAAGCACGCCATGAACCACAAGAACGCCGGACTCGACTTCGTCGTCATGCAGGGCACCGAGGGTGGCGGCCACTGCGGCGAGGTCTCCTCGATGGTGTTGTGGCCCCAGGTCGTCGACGCCATCGGCGATATGCCGGCGCTCGCCGCCGGTGGTATCGGCAACGGTCGTCAGGTCGCCTCCGCGCTGGCCATGGGTGCGCAGGGCGCGTGGACCGGTTCGCTCTGGCTGACCGTCGAGGAGGCCAATGTGCCGCCCGCGCAGATGCAGACCTACATCGACGCCACCAGCAGCGATACCGTGCGCTCGCGGTCCTGGACCGGTAAGCCGTGCCGCATGCTCAAGAACGACTGGACCGAGGCGTGGGAGCGGGACGACACCCCGAACCCGCTCGGCATGCCGCTGCAGATGATGGTCACCATCGACGGCGTCAAGCGCGGGCACAAGTACCCCGAGGCCGCCAAGGACGTGAACTTCAACCCGGTCGGCCAGGTCGTCGGCCAGCTGAACAAGATCGAACGCTCCACCGATGTGGTGCAACGCCTCATCACCGAGTACCTGGAATCCTGCGAGCGCCTGAACAAGCTGAACAATCAATAG
- a CDS encoding NUDIX hydrolase: MRLIDTVAWVRIEGGRILCARPKGKDVFYIPGGKREGAESDLETLVREIDEELTVALLPESVVHVGTYEAAIPDAVVRMACYTAEYSGTLAVSSEIEEMAWFTYADRPHVPPVDQLLFDDLLADGRLAHHPDLTN, encoded by the coding sequence ATGCGGCTGATCGACACTGTGGCGTGGGTGCGGATCGAGGGTGGGCGGATTCTTTGTGCCCGGCCGAAGGGGAAGGACGTCTTCTATATTCCGGGTGGGAAGCGGGAGGGGGCGGAGTCCGATCTGGAGACGCTGGTGCGGGAGATCGACGAGGAGTTGACCGTCGCGTTGTTGCCGGAATCCGTTGTGCACGTTGGGACTTACGAAGCGGCGATTCCCGATGCCGTGGTGCGGATGGCCTGTTACACCGCCGAGTACAGCGGTACGCTCGCGGTCAGTAGCGAGATCGAGGAGATGGCCTGGTTCACCTACGCCGATCGCCCGCATGTTCCGCCGGTCGACCAGTTGTTATTCGACGATCTGCTCGCCGATGGCCGCCTCGCACATCACCCCGATCTCACCAACTAG
- a CDS encoding TetR/AcrR family transcriptional regulator: MPRPLDHARRAELLEGVIAYIADRGLAELSLRPLAEYLGTSSRMLIHYFGTKEQMLVAALETQRPDIATLFAGIDDPDVLKSRLGQSFMLNTTGTASISIRVLLQVLGAATVPGSPFTDYATDAIQVLITAMTETLARINPAIEDPEAAATLLISGMRGVIMDWWITGDTDRITRSVNLLVNQLF, encoded by the coding sequence GTGCCACGCCCCCTCGACCACGCTCGCCGCGCCGAACTCCTCGAAGGCGTCATCGCCTATATAGCCGACCGTGGCCTGGCCGAACTCTCCCTGCGCCCGCTCGCGGAGTACCTGGGCACCAGCTCCCGCATGCTCATCCACTACTTCGGCACCAAAGAGCAGATGCTGGTGGCGGCGCTGGAGACCCAACGCCCCGATATCGCCACCCTGTTCGCGGGCATAGACGATCCGGACGTCCTCAAATCCCGCCTGGGCCAATCCTTCATGTTGAACACCACCGGCACGGCCTCGATCAGCATCCGAGTCCTGCTCCAAGTCCTGGGCGCGGCCACGGTGCCCGGCAGCCCCTTCACCGACTACGCCACCGATGCGATCCAGGTCCTCATTACCGCGATGACCGAAACCCTCGCCCGCATAAACCCTGCCATCGAGGATCCCGAAGCCGCCGCGACCCTGCTGATCTCGGGTATGCGGGGCGTAATCATGGACTGGTGGATCACCGGCGACACCGACCGCATCACCCGATCGGTGAATCTCCTGGTGAATCAACTCTTCTGA
- a CDS encoding KasA/KasB family beta-ketoacyl-ACP synthase, whose translation MGVAIGTETRSVVVTAMAATTCLGPDLDTTWTRLLAGESGIAPLTDDFVTEQQLPVRIGGRLTNQPGEQLTRIEQRRMSFVQQLALVLGRRVWQEAGTPEVEAERLAVAVGTGLGGGDALVHAVDVMRAGGYRKVPPMTVPMVMPNGSAATIGLEIGAKGGVYAPVSACASGAEAIAHGWRLIATGEVDMVVAGGVEGHIDAVPIASFAMMRAMSTRNDEPARASRPFDKDRDGFVFGEAGAMLVLESEEHARARGARILGRVLGAGITSDGYHITGTAPDGDGAARAMRKAINSAGLTANDIQHINAHATSTPVGDASEANAIAAVAPDASVYAPKSALGHSIGAVGALEAILTLRTLERGIIPPTLNFEQGDAATPLDIVAGAPRDQTLDYALSNSFGFGGHNVTLTLGRA comes from the coding sequence ATGGGTGTAGCAATTGGTACAGAAACTCGTAGTGTCGTGGTTACCGCGATGGCCGCCACCACCTGCCTCGGGCCGGATCTGGACACCACCTGGACGCGACTGCTCGCGGGTGAGAGCGGAATCGCCCCGCTCACAGACGATTTCGTGACCGAGCAGCAGCTGCCCGTGCGGATCGGCGGGAGATTGACCAATCAGCCGGGGGAGCAGCTGACCCGCATCGAACAGCGGCGCATGTCGTTCGTGCAGCAGCTCGCCCTGGTGCTCGGGCGGCGCGTCTGGCAGGAGGCCGGAACGCCGGAGGTCGAGGCGGAGCGACTCGCGGTGGCGGTGGGGACCGGACTCGGCGGCGGAGACGCCCTCGTGCACGCGGTGGATGTGATGCGGGCGGGCGGCTACCGCAAGGTGCCCCCCATGACGGTGCCCATGGTCATGCCGAATGGTTCGGCCGCCACCATCGGATTGGAGATCGGCGCGAAAGGCGGCGTCTACGCACCGGTTTCGGCGTGCGCGTCCGGCGCGGAGGCCATCGCGCACGGCTGGCGCCTGATCGCGACCGGTGAGGTCGATATGGTGGTCGCGGGCGGCGTGGAGGGGCATATCGACGCGGTGCCGATCGCGAGTTTCGCCATGATGCGGGCCATGAGCACGCGCAATGACGAACCCGCGCGCGCCTCACGGCCTTTCGACAAGGATCGGGACGGATTCGTCTTCGGCGAGGCGGGGGCCATGCTGGTGCTGGAGTCCGAGGAACACGCACGGGCGCGCGGTGCGCGGATTCTCGGGCGAGTGCTCGGCGCGGGCATCACCTCGGACGGCTATCACATCACCGGCACCGCACCCGATGGTGATGGTGCGGCCCGCGCCATGCGCAAGGCGATCAACTCGGCGGGGTTGACCGCCAACGATATTCAGCACATCAACGCCCATGCCACCTCCACGCCGGTCGGTGATGCCTCCGAGGCCAATGCCATCGCGGCCGTCGCACCGGACGCCTCGGTCTACGCGCCGAAGTCCGCGCTCGGGCACTCGATCGGCGCGGTCGGTGCGCTGGAGGCGATCCTCACGCTGCGCACGCTGGAGCGCGGAATCATCCCGCCCACACTGAACTTCGAGCAGGGCGATGCCGCGACTCCGCTGGATATCGTCGCCGGTGCACCCCGCGATCAGACCCTGGACTACGCGCTGAGCAATTCGTTCGGCTTCGGCGGCCACAATGTGACCCTCACGCTGGGTCGCGCCTGA
- a CDS encoding phosphatase PAP2 family protein, whose amino-acid sequence MESSTVPTRPHVPHPIVLGTLLALSAIVALLTFAVQVHPGPIGPDASLLQWFIGHRNGTATVFAKGISALGDTGTMTVLGVAACSGLAWRRQWETAVFVGFTALGAGALVFFGKLLIARPRPPLIDRMVVEINHSYPSGHALGSTVVVGVVVAVLLPLLRGLWRMLLVTGTVLFVVGVGVSRLYLGVHWSTDIVAGWIFGLLWLSMCFSFRPVLAEHAQTMLSKVAPD is encoded by the coding sequence ATGGAGTCTTCGACCGTGCCGACGCGGCCACATGTGCCGCACCCCATTGTCCTGGGCACACTGCTGGCGCTGAGCGCGATCGTCGCCCTGCTCACCTTCGCGGTGCAGGTGCATCCGGGGCCGATCGGGCCCGACGCGAGTCTGCTGCAATGGTTCATCGGCCATCGGAACGGCACGGCGACCGTCTTCGCCAAGGGCATCAGCGCACTCGGCGACACCGGCACCATGACGGTGCTCGGCGTGGCCGCATGCTCGGGCCTGGCCTGGCGAAGGCAGTGGGAGACAGCGGTTTTCGTGGGCTTCACCGCGCTCGGTGCGGGCGCGCTGGTGTTCTTCGGCAAACTGCTCATCGCCCGACCACGGCCGCCGCTGATCGACCGGATGGTGGTCGAGATCAATCACTCCTATCCGTCGGGGCACGCGCTGGGATCGACCGTCGTGGTGGGTGTGGTTGTCGCGGTATTGCTGCCACTGCTGCGTGGATTGTGGCGCATGCTGTTGGTCACCGGCACCGTTCTGTTCGTGGTGGGTGTCGGTGTGTCCCGGCTTTACCTCGGCGTGCACTGGTCGACCGATATCGTCGCCGGATGGATTTTCGGTCTGCTCTGGCTGAGCATGTGCTTCAGTTTCCGGCCCGTACTCGCCGAGCATGCGCAGACGATGCTGTCCAAGGTCGCGCCGGACTGA